CATCTTTTACCCAGACACGCCTACCGATGACCAATGCCTCGCGCTCGGAAACCCGACTGGCTGAAGATGCGACCGCCGTCGGGCGAGCGGTTCACCGACATCAAGCGGAGCCTCCGGGAGCGGAACCTCAACACCGTCTGCGAGGAGGCGAACTGCCCCAATCTCGGCGAGTGCTGGAGCGGGCGGGACGGCCCGGGGACGGCGACGTTCATGCTCATGGGCGACCGGTGTTCGCGCGGCTGTAACTTCTGTGACGTCGAGACGGGCGGGATGGGGGCGCTCGACCCGGAGGAGCCCGAGCAGGTCGCCGACGCCGTCGCTGACATCGGTCTTGACTACGTCGTACTGACGAGCGTCGACCGCGACGACCTCCCTGACCAGGGGGCGGGCCACTTCGCCGACACCATCCGGGCCATCAAGGCGCGCGACGCGGGTATCCTGGTCGAGTGCCTCATTCCTGATTTCCGGGGCGACCCGGCCCTCGTCCAGCAGATTATCGACGCCGGTCCGGACGTCCTCGCGCACAACGTCGAGACGGTCGACCGCCTGCAGTGGCCGGTCCGCGACCGGCGGGCGGGCTACCAGCAGTCGCTGTCGGTCCTCGAACAGGCGGCCGACGCCGGCGTCTACACCAAGACGAGTCTGATGCTGGGGCTGGGCGAGTACGCCCACGAGGTGTACCAGACCCTCTCGGACCTCCGGCAGGTGGGCGTCGACGTGGTGACCTTCGGCCAGTACCTCCAGCCCTCCCGGTCGCATCTCGAGGTCAGCGAGTACGTCCATCCGGACGTCTTCGACACCTGGCAGCGGGTCGCCGAAGAGGAGTTCGACTTCGCGTACTGCGCCTCGGGCCCGATGGTCCGCTCGTCGTACAAGGCCGGGGAGCTGTTCGTCGAGGCCGTCTTCGAGGGGCAGAGCGTCGAGGACGCGCGACGGCTCGCACGAAGCGACTGAGCGGCACCGAACGGCCCGATTCTCACGTAGGTACTATCCCGGGCGACCGACCTGTCAGTCCGCGAAAACCCTAAGCGTAGCGCCCGTGAACTAGTAACACATATGTCACCCCGAGGCAGGTGGTTCCTCTGAGCGTGCTCCAGCGCGACCCCGCGGACCAGGTACAGATTCTCGACGAGGACGGCCAGGTCCGGGACGGCTCGACGGTGCCGGACCTCTCGGACGACGCGCTGGTGACGATATACCGCCAGTTGAAACTCGGTCGGCACTTCGACCAGCGGGCGGTGAGCCTGCAACGACAGGGGCGGATGGGGACCTACCCGCCGATGGCCGGCCAGGAGGCCTCACAGGTCGGCAGCGCCACTGCCCTGGCCGAGGGC
This DNA window, taken from Haloarcula ordinaria, encodes the following:
- the lipA gene encoding lipoyl synthase gives rise to the protein MPRARKPDWLKMRPPSGERFTDIKRSLRERNLNTVCEEANCPNLGECWSGRDGPGTATFMLMGDRCSRGCNFCDVETGGMGALDPEEPEQVADAVADIGLDYVVLTSVDRDDLPDQGAGHFADTIRAIKARDAGILVECLIPDFRGDPALVQQIIDAGPDVLAHNVETVDRLQWPVRDRRAGYQQSLSVLEQAADAGVYTKTSLMLGLGEYAHEVYQTLSDLRQVGVDVVTFGQYLQPSRSHLEVSEYVHPDVFDTWQRVAEEEFDFAYCASGPMVRSSYKAGELFVEAVFEGQSVEDARRLARSD